The Coffea arabica cultivar ET-39 chromosome 6e, Coffea Arabica ET-39 HiFi, whole genome shotgun sequence genome contains the following window.
ccaaataaaagggaatttttaagaaaaacgtgaggggtttttcaattccataaattgaatttagggtttcggttgaaatttgagaaaacggtcagtcacaagtgaaactagggttttgattagacttttagagtttctagtcttttgaaacaaaaacaaggttttaaatcaaacccaaagaaataactttagtatcttctttaaaacaaaataatgttttaaaataaaaataaactaaagaaaccgtaatatcctctttgagactaaacaaaagatgatcctaaaagttggggtatcacatgCCGTCTTTCAGTTTGAGGACCTGCTCGGGCGTGGTGGAATATTATTAGGGCAAAATGGGAGGGAGAACAGACGGCatggacttgggtaaattttatgagagaatttaatgagaaatacttCTCACCTCTGgtccaagagaagagggaggatgattttattaagttacgccagggaactctgagtgtggccgaatatgaaacataATTCACTaaattgtccaaatttgctccagAATTGGTGGTTACGAAGCAGAGGAGggtgagacggtttatacaggggttgaatttggagatccAAGAAACTTTAGtagcagttcaagttaatacttttACTGAAactcttgagaaggctcaaaggATTGAGAATGCAAAGACACAAGTAAAATCTTTTCACGCACACAAAAGGAGTGCACCTAGTAGTACACATGGGGAACTTAGAGAAAATGCAACGTCTTCCAAAGTAAAAAGAGCAAACCATTCACCCTATCCATCATGGACACTAGGAACACTAGAAGAATGTTCTACAAGGGGAAGTCAAGTGAAAAAAGGGCAACAAGAGGGCATTCCtgaagaaagccaaaagatggcttctcgtTTGACCTATGGATACTGCGGAAAGACAAATCACACTAAGGATGATTATTGGAGGAAGGGGCGAAAGTACTTAGTTTGTGGGGATACCGACCATAAaattagcaattgcccgaagaagcAGCAACGAGGGAATAATGCTCAACGAGGGGATAAAACTAACCCTAGACAAGCTAATGACAGAGGAAACAGAACAAGAGTGCCAGCGCAGGTATACATCATAGATAAGCAACAGACTCTAGAGTCATCTAAAGCaatggaaagtaaaaaaaaaaaaaaaatttcgaggacgaaattttcttaagggagAAAGTGtgtgaggacttgaaaatttgcttatattttcttataagtctcttttattttgaataagttaatttatgatttatttaatACTAATTACTTCCCTTAATAGGTGTAATAAATAATAGCGTCGAgagttttaattttacttttaaagttagtgtaagttagggttttggtgcattgtggtagtgtgatcaattggtgaagtgtgtgtactaaatttagtgGATAAGAGCGGGTATTAAGTAGGAGGAAGTATGTGATTAAAAGTGTTAAGAGGAtattagtgaatcataagttaaaataaAAGTACAAGAGAGGCAAAGAAATAGGCTTGAATAGACTCGCGCCATTTGTTATCGGTCGAAGACACCACTTGACCAAGATTTTCTTTCCCTAAATCTTCttatttctctttcatttttccttccctAAATTTTTAGgggtcttggccgaaatttttgaccataaaaagagaggaaaagcaggcaaagcaaaggaaaaaaaatgaatgatggATTGCCAAGTGTTGGCTATCAAGACATTCTTTGACTAAGACCACCTCTAGTCTTTATCAAATTTCAGCAATAATTCTTCATTCTTGCACCTTCTTGGCCGAGagaggaaaacaagaaaagagagaaaaacttctttAACTTCACCTTGATTCCAAGCTAGAAGTAGTAGGAAATCAACCTCAAACCTTAAACCAATCCATGGAAGGGAGCAACAAGGAAGGAAGAGACTTTTGTGTGATGTGATTTTTGGGAAGAAAGCTGTAGGCTACTAGTCTCTTCTTTGTGAATCCTGCCTTCATGTGTGGTATTGATGTGAATCCCATTAAATTATcctatgacttggaggttaaaacacccactggggatcaaagtttaattACCAACATGGtttataaaaattgtgagatttgggtAGGAGAACGGAAGTTGGTGGTAGACTTGATAAGTTTAGACCTCAAGGGGTATGACATGATTATAGGCATGGATTGGTGggcccgttataatgctcagttaAACTGCAAGACTAAGGTGGTGGAGTTTTGCATACCCGGAGAAACGACTCTAAGATTGGATGTGCGAGGTAGACTAGTCTCATCTGCACTTGTTTCGAGAATTCGAGCCAGGAAATTATTGAATAAAGGAGCGCAGGGTTACTtagctttcttgattaatactCCTAGAGATAAGATGAAACTGAAGGATGTGTTAGTGGTAAATAAATTTTtcgatgttttccctgacgagttGAAGTCGATGTCGCTAGAGAGGGAAATAGAATTTAAAATTGATTTGGTGCCTGGAACCACTCCTATTGCGAAAACACTATATCAAATGGCCCCCGCCAAACTTAAGGAACTAAAATTGCAGTTACAAAATTTGTTACAGCGTGGGTTTATTCGAGAGAGTGAATCACCTTGGGGAGCGCCTGttctatttgttaaaaagaatgATAGTTTTGCAGACCTTGAgcgaacatcagttatatgccaagtttagcaagtgtgagttttggttggagcaaatttcttttctaggaCATATATGTGAGgatccaaaaaaaatttacttattttaaactcatattactggcttatttaaataattaattacccattttctccgaataatttatttcaacccttttaaaaccatttacatggaactatgacttgcatatatttttaaaatgtcccgttaataaatttaatttttggaagctcgtttagcgagatttagtgaatacgcgtttggaggcaatagtcgatttgagagtacagtgaCCTTGGAGACTTGAGGACTCATgtgttagtcttaaaataggtatttttatgatcaattaccctagtattagttagttatatcatcgttacaagaatttcttagaaattgtgCTTTATCACGCACTAGTCGGAAGTTCGTGTTCTCACGCGCGTgactaattgaaggactttagaaaattattgttagactactaagagtgaataataatagtgttaaaggaagtgcattagaggtttagtacacaagtgaaatgaacccgagagaaaacgggcacgaaacgcgcgttcaaagttgacttttgtgccaaACTTAAACCACCAACTACCaaacttccaagagaagcttcaccATCAGCCTTtacactctctctcttcactccaTTGGTGGCCAAAAATCCAAGGAGGAAGAAGGAGCAAAGTTCATctcatttcacttcaaattcaCCACACAACTTCCACTTggacttggagattcacttccaagagaagattccACTTCactccaaaaatcacttgatttggttgaggaaaaaatCGAGTTTTGGTAggaacaaaactggaaaatcgtATAACAGGAGCTCTCTGGCAGTAAACTTTTAAcgatcataactctttgctcagatgtcgaaatcaagtgccgttagtGGCATTTGATAGACATCTGTAGTTTTCtaactgtgatgcccccacttctccctaaggcgaaccaaagggtatctgtgggacgcctgcccaactctcgccaggactcgatacaatccacaattcaagactaggaatacttcaaataacttcaatacagaactaaagtactccaaaatatctcacacttacaattatgtagctttcaagcttaaatacaacccaacggaaaagggtacaatagccatccgttataatataacttgaagtcttcaaaagaaaacaatctagtattactcacgagcacccttggtctcgaaccctataaaagaaaaccacaacgtgggatgagctacacagcccagtgaggttccaagacactctaacagttcaaataaatcaaataagttgggcatatcatatgcatggttcaaggttacacaatggcatgttatcatgaggtgataatcattatacgggtaatttgagacattcaTCATAAGACAGTTATCatggttcaagacattggcatgtatagttcacgagtgattggagcttattacaggtgcgagtaattaagcatgttacaggtatggagcattaacatgaaacatgtatcatgatatgagtacattggacaggtaacaggtatggagcatatcacaggcatggctcaggatttcatgttgacattttaacatgaaacaattatcatgatacaaggtaaacatatactgtaggatacggtgttccagtggaactctgtcggtcatctgcaccttatgacttccggatcccctcggtttgactggccatcaccttatccctccaatggtaatactcgagcataccgaaacggtggcccagggttccaacctacccgaccgagcccagtcctggctcgagtaggtcagtaaccaagggcagggcccaagttcagcttagagcttacaacatgcgcaggtaaccaagtaattcgataAAAGGTAAAATttatcatttgagtaggtcgagtgaggtaaagtacacactcgcctaacaatgatgaacagcttcatataacatgtgattcatgataatcaagtaatcaagtggatacttagcacgtaagcacgtaagcacgtaagcaatacaagttgatttcatggaagcatgtaattcacggatatcgaataGTCACGTAGATtggaaatcatgtgagcaaatagtcaagtaatcaggtagtcatgtgggttggtaaacggttaacggttaacgatTGAGTAGTGACGGTTATTTGACAGGCATTTGCCATATTgataggccatcattggccgttatcccgtttttaccatgtgagagtcgaggaaattcactccaacgacgtatgcaaccatagcataccaagtcatgttattcaAGCATTTCCAAAcatgagttattcatctcaaaagagaacaagtgtgataaagtacacactcgaccccatttttcaaaaccaagtaggctaagcaagCAATCTAGTAAGTTAAGCATGAATCGAGTTCATATGGTCctttgatatggttaatcatttaaccaattcatgtcgatatgcaatgcaagtatacattatttatataggcatgagtatggtaaatacttaacacatagtacctaacacttaataatcatgaaatgagcatgtcctagacttattcaattacgtattcctatatggagcACTCACCTAATCCAAAATAAGCGAGTGGTTCTCAACAACcgtttaggcgtccgctccgagttcctcttggagatcccctcgagtgcctgagcaaacaataatcaactaccactcaatATCACTACGAATCtttaattatcgaggaagattgtacgctagtgcaatctaaggaaatcttatgaaaatgaacctcaattactcgtaaatcgaggttcaagtggagtttcttaaagtacatgagcaatcgagttttcattttggaaattaagtataaaatgttcaagtaatatcgaaagaataaggagtacttgaaaactcccttcccttggaattcagaaaattttcaggtttgatacgatactttgaaaaattgtatctcacactacaaaaaaaaatatttctagtGACAACAATCTTTGTCAAGAAAAGTTGCGTATGTTGTTAGGAAAAGTTTTCGTGACGCTCATGTCGTCAGAGAAGATTGGTCACCTATACGCCGTCGGCAAAAGGTTTTCCTGACAACTAGTGGATTTCTCGTCAGGAAAAGTTCCATTTTCTGTGACGTGTCATCAAGAAAGGTAATCGTGACGATTCGGTCGTCAGGAAAAGTCCTCATATTCTTGACGAACCTTTGTCAGGAAAGACCCTGAACTTTGTCACTAAATTTTCGATTGTCAAGAAAAGTCATGCATTGAAACTTGCTGGACGTACTTTAATGACAATTCAATGTCATTTTTCCTGACGACAGCTGCATCACTATAATATATTAGTTTCTAATTTCACCATGTAGCATTTTTAAGCCTAGCAATTTTAGTGACAACAAAGTAATAATATCATCTACTAAAACACTCCACCcaatcaaaatataaaagtatGCAAGCAAAATATCAACCAAAACTTCACAAATTTCATTAGTAGGCAACCATAATATGTCAAACCACAAAAGTTAACCATGTCAAACATGAACATATCATTACATTCCATGATTTGAAACCAATATaaatattgctatttctccctAGATAACTGCCATATACCTAACATGTGCTAAAATCAAAAGATGGACTTCAATTCCATGGTCAACAAAATACTAGAGATGGATGATATCAAAATAGAGGAATTCTTCAGTATGAGCTAAAAGCAGTCCAAAAGCCAAAAGCAGTCCATAATGTTGAGTTTATCCCAAACTCAAAAGCCAAAAGTCAAAAGCAGTCCCAAACGTTCATCCCAAACCTGTAcaataaaaccaagaaaaatctGCAATCAGAGAAACAATAGAATGTCATGGAAAAGATGTATTTTTGTTATGATGCATGGATGATCACTACAAATTGCTTAGGGACCACCTAATCATGAGGACAAGCAATACAAGAATAATTACTATGCTGAAGTAACCAAGTTGTTCCACAATAGTAAGTAACTGCACATAAATGCATTTGTTTCGAATAAAGATCTACAAACTCACCATTACTAGGAAGAACCTCCACACTGCTTCTGTTTCCAAATGAGGAATTCTTGCAGCATTTCTTGTATCCCTTGCTGGCTTTGTACAAGATTTTGGATTTGGGTATCTTGTGCTTGAATTCGCTCCTCATAGCATTGAAGCTTCTCCTTGCACTGTTTTAGTTCTTCAAGTAGTGCTCTATTAGCTGAAGATTCGGGTTTGCGAGAAGATTGGGGTGGTATGACCCCCATACCCAACCCTTTGGCACGACCAGCCCTCTTTCCTAGGACATTTTCCATAATTTTAACTTCATTGACAATTTCTCCATTCTCGATGCATTGCCTTCTCTCTTCTTTTAACTCATCCTGTACATATTAGATTCACATAACTCAAAGAGTCattaaatgtataatatatatgtaaatGTCATGTTactaataaaaaacaaagttCTAGAATCAGCCGACTATAGTGAAAATTACATCGAGAGATTTTGCAGTATTATTCACAAATTGGCCATCCTTTTTTATGTGAGCAGCAGTCCAGGCATCAATTGCACTTGGTGGAACCTATTTTATAGCATAAAAGATCACGAGTTAGCTCTAGTTTTCTTCCTAGTATAAATATAAGCCaaaatggaaataaaaaatCAGTAATATACCATCTCTTGTGCTCGAACATGATTTGATTTTGAACCGCCAGTGTGCGGATAGGGTAACATGGCACGGTTCTTTGTATTGGCTTCTGATTTTTTCTATTAAATACCAAAAAGATAGTTAGACAAAACATAAAAGGCAACAAAAGAATTAAGATCATGCAAGTAAACAAAACTAGAACCAATCACCTTGAATATAGGATCTTcgaaccaatcacacatacttTTCCACTCATCTTGCTCAATCCAGTCATAAGGACATGAGGTAAGTGGATCTTTTCCAGCTGCCTTCAACATCTTATAATCTATGTGAATAGTATTCCTCCACTGCCTATAGCTATTCTGaagcatgtcatccacataCTTTTCCACATTAGGATCAGTTTCCCAATCTTTGAAGTCAAACCATCCCTATAAATTACCATTAAGAAATAGATCATTTTTAGAATTGGTCAAGTCAgcaaaataaatattaacacTCTAAATGTCATTATAAAAGACAACGGTGTAATCTGGTACCATCAAGCCACCATATAGGTTCTGTTTTATCTCATTTGGTATGTCATCATGTGTGCGTATGTCCTTCAGTGAAGAGAGGTGCCTTACAACATAACCTATACCACTAGCAAGTTGAGCAGCATACTTGATTGGTTTGCAACATCCTTCAGGAAAGACAATTTCCAATGGCTTGCCTCCCTAATATTAACAAATGAAACATCATTCAGGTATACCACTAGACAGTAATATTACATATGTACACATCTTAGTACTGAATGGCATTTACATTAGCTCGTATCATCTTCTCGATAACTTTTCCCGTGGTTGGGCCCCTGccttttttttgctttctttgttcTGAGAACAATTGTTAAACATTCTAGTTGATGCTTATTATGAATTATCACAAAAAGGATGCATACATTGAATGGTAATAAGTAAATCATTATTCAGCATTTTCACTTACCATTCGCCAATGCTTGAGTAGGATTActattatttgaattaatctggATATCATCCCCTGTGGTAGCTGATTGATGCTCCAAagttgagtttgaagttggTGGTTGTTCAGATTGCAAGTTGGTATTGGGTGGGCCGTTTCTCTTCAACCGTTTCCCGGAAGGTGCCATCTGCAATAACAAAGTATATGATAAAAAAGGAGTCAAATTagtaaaattttgatgtcaaattATAAACAGAGATCAAAATTTAAGTTATACCAAAAACTTAACAAAGAGTTAAAACAATGAAAAAGATATCAATTTGATCAATATTGGGTAAAACCACAAAAAGTAACACTTTCTTCTACAATGCCAAAAACCTTTTCACTTGACACTTCTATGCTATTTCTTAAGCACTATCTAAATCTATATCCATGTCAATGGTTTCATCACTATCAGA
Protein-coding sequences here:
- the LOC140009861 gene encoding uncharacterized protein codes for the protein MDWWARYNAQLNCKTKVVEFCIPGETTLRLDVRGRLVSSALVSRIRARKLLNKGAQGYLAFLINTPRDKMKLKDVLVVNKFFDVFPDELKSMSLEREIEFKIDLVPGTTPIAKTLYQMAPAKLKELKLQLQNLLQRGFIRESESPWGAPVLFVKKNDSFADLERTSVICQV
- the LOC113696717 gene encoding uncharacterized protein is translated as MLKAAGKDPLTSCPYDWIEQDEWKSMCDWFEDPIFKKKSEANTKNRAMLPYPHTGGSKSNHVRAQEMVPPSAIDAWTAAHIKKDGQFVNNTAKSLDDELKEERRQCIENGEIVNEVKIMENVLGKRAGRAKGLGMGVIPPQSSRKPESSANRALLEELKQCKEKLQCYEERIQAQDTQIQNLVQSQQGIQEMLQEFLIWKQKQCGGSS